The Betta splendens chromosome 24, fBetSpl5.4, whole genome shotgun sequence DNA window GAAATGTCACAATTATTTAAATTGCTTTACAGCAGTCTTCAATTGgaagaataaaataattgtttaattgacATGACTAAACCTCTGTGATTTACATTAAAGTGGCAGTAcgatatttctttatttcccatctggcaagACTAGTTCATCAGAATAAGTGTGTAGACAAGCTGACACCAGCGCATGTGCGCGCCTCTCTGTTAACTGACAACAGGTGGGTTGATATTCCTCCACAGACTTGTCAAGCTTCCTTTAATCTGCTTTTGTTCATGTGAATAATGCGAATAGTGCTGAATAAATCCAGCATAAtggtttaatttattattattaatgtagtAATGCATGATGTTATTGAGCTGTTTAGACTCTATCTACAGCTATAGCTGAACATTATCTAATATGCTGTAAATGGTTCCACTTTATTTGCTTTCATTTATTACACATATTGTCCACTAATAGTAATAACAGCAATAGCAGTTATACGTTTGGTTGTAGTACAGAAGTGAGGAATCTgttgtttcaaatgtttttaatatttagcagtacagtaaataatcaAAACAGTTTTGTGTTAGCAAAATCACCATGGAATAATTTGCCAGAAAGAATCATTTGGGAAGCTGATCTAAACCAGCTGTAGAAGAAAGCGTAAATCAGTGGATTCAGCATTGAGTTTGACAATGTAAGCCAGTTAAGTGCTTCAATTACAGAGGCTGGTGGAGGGCTATAAGCCAAAGGTTGAAATACAACACAAAGAAAGTAAGGGGTCAAGCATAAAAGAAAAATACCCATCACAGTAGCCAAAGTTTTGGTTGCTTTTTTCTCTATCTTACTAACATTTGCTCCAGACTTTGTGCTCTGGATGCTGTTCACCTGTTTCTGAGCTACAAGGAAAATCTTCAGATAGATACAGAGAATTATGATTGCTGGAAggtaaaatgagaaaacaggTCCCATCGTGTTTGCCATGGCAACATCAACTGAACACACGTCTTCACACGTTCCTTGGCTAAATCCTGCTATTATGATGCCTATTCCAATAAGAACAGAAATACCCCAACTAACCAGAATCATGATTGCAGTAAAGTGAACATTAATTTTAGTTCTGTATGTCAGTGGCTGACACACTGCATAATATCTGTCAATGGAAATGCAGCACAAGTTCAAAATAGATGAGGTGCACAAAGATACATCCAAGCTGTCCCGTATTTTACAGAAGAAGTCTTCCTGATACATACACGAGGTGACGGTGAATGCCATGCTGAAAGGAAAAACTAAAACCCCAACCAGCAGGTCAGAAACGGAGAGCGAGAGAACAAGGTAGTTTGTAGGAGTGTGAAGTTGTTTAAAGTAAATGACAGAGACAATAACAAGAAGATTTCCACATATTGTGGAGACAGATAATAAACCAAGGAAAATATACACTGAAACACATATTACAGACGGGTTGGCTGTGAATGCGTAAGTTGTGTTATCGGTTTCATAGCAGGGATGTATGCTGTAAGCATAGGTTCTGTTGAAAGTCAGCTTTTGTTCTATGGTCATTTTCACAATAGCCtgcaataaacaaacaaatcaaaataattaaacatCAAGAAAATTTCAGGTAAAGGACGCAGTTAAAAGAAACAGACACCTATCAATAATATCAATATCCTAAAAAACAGACAATAGCCATTTAtctcttaaaataaaaatttcccATTACCTTTTTACTACCTGAATGCCCTCAATCCAAGGGCAGTGTTGTGCATCCTTAGTCTCTGTGCCACTATGCAAAACCTGAAATATTTATAAGCCTACATGTATTcagctaaaaaaacaacagctttgaGCATCCAATCAGATCTGAGCATCTATATTCATGAGCCATCATAGAAGAATGTAATTATACACAAACCATGTGTATTTGCACACAGGAGTGGGATTGTGTGCTGTCACGCAAGGATATACCTTCCAAAGgttctttaattttctttttttcaatgtttaatgcaaaatctgtctgtctgtctgtctgtctgtctgtctgtctgtctgtctgtctgtctgtctgtctgtctgtaaaccTGGATATAACgtctaatttaaaaaaaacgagTACAATGTACAATTAGctaatttttaaaaagttttgtGCCATTACTATCAACTTCAAGTTCATTGTACTAATTTGGGGGAGAATATACCTTGAGTGGAAATTATAAACCTGGACAACTCTTAAATTTCTCCTAAATTTAGTTTAAACTAAGTTTTGTTTCGTTTTTTAAGTTTAGTCTAAGTTTTGGTGGTGATCACGTGTTTGTACCTCCATGGAGACAGGATTTGAAGATTTGTGATTGACTGCTTCAAAACTgtatgaaaaacacacattaacagtAATAACAAGTTATTGTCTGTCACGATTTAGatcatgttcctgttttattttgaaaggacttccgttTCTGACCACATCACATTAGTTTCCGTGTTTCTTCTGGTTCTCATTACTCACACTTGCCTGTCATTTGTAATCACCTACCGGTATTTAAGCCTCAGTAGTCACCCAAGCcaattgccagattgttgcgtgtactcaccactacCCAGCGTTACTTACTTTGTTGACTCTCGATCCTGATCCTGTTTCTGACCATCGTTCCTTGAATCCAGCCTGATCCTCGTCTGTCCTGTAACTGTGCCTGCCTGGTAATTATCCTGCTTGCTTCTGACCTGATTCTGTCTTGCCCTGAACTGTACCAGAGCCGAGCCTGCCTGTTACTGGATCCTGTGTATTTttgacctgagattgcctgcacCTAGCCTGTATCGACACCGAGCctcactgtgtatgaccctgcctaaACTGACCTTGTGTGTGCCAAAATAAAGACCATTATAGTATATTCTATCCTAcgtctgtctggagctgtgcatgtgggtctgtcaTCTCTACAACGCTGACATTATCTATTTCATTTCACTAGCAGTATAGTGTAGACACCATACATTGAAAAATCAACGTATGACTAGTTCGAAATAGAATATAATGCTGTATATTTGAATTCTTAGTTTGTGGCATTACACAACTGTTTGGTACTATATGCATAGTATATtggcatagttacagtatgtctgattGAGAGTTGCATTACAATGGGGGCTTCCATTTATTATATTGTAGCAACCCGGGGGTTCCAGGTTGCTGAGCATTGTGGGGGATGTATGGGTTGTGCAGCATGGTGAGGGAAAATGCTGTTGGTTTGGGTGACCCTCTGTGCTACGATGTATTCAGGTgttccaaaataaaactgggAAAAGACCAtctgctctcgctctctttcagCTTCAAGCTATCTGGGGTCGTGTGGTGTACGGAACACAGATAGTCGTATTGATAGGACTCAGAACTAGGGCAGTTACTGTGGCTGCAAAAGTTGCTGCCGCGTGTCATCACAATATTCAAATTAATAATGTAAAACCATGTTCTACTGTCTTTTATAACCTGCATTGGACCAGTCTTC harbors:
- the LOC114849752 gene encoding trace amine-associated receptor 1-like, with the protein product MTIEQKLTFNRTYAYSIHPCYETDNTTYAFTANPSVICVSVYIFLGLLSVSTICGNLLVIVSVIYFKQLHTPTNYLVLSLSVSDLLVGVLVFPFSMAFTVTSCMYQEDFFCKIRDSLDVSLCTSSILNLCCISIDRYYAVCQPLTYRTKINVHFTAIMILVSWGISVLIGIGIIIAGFSQGTCEDVCSVDVAMANTMGPVFSFYLPAIIILCIYLKIFLVAQKQVNSIQSTKSGANVSKIEKKATKTLATVMGIFLLCLTPYFLCVVFQPLAYSPPPASVIEALNWLTLSNSMLNPLIYAFFYSWFRSASQMILSGKLFHGDFANTKLF